A stretch of the Actinomyces qiguomingii genome encodes the following:
- a CDS encoding SIR2 family protein: MHPHLVTDAEYGDVIKEISSAEKVMIYCGAGVTYPLTGLGWNALVVDVANRLKSELQQLEYLKGDREFDNFVHQMAGNYQRPAENATLLSAYMTQLSDMLSGGIGFDSDRALRDAIRKAIYRRSTTSILQPYQALLPQYVAALIVTLLQKEVDVRVVTTNYDTFLERSLKELFNVLNEDEGYGKYRLLVRSNSGRKSLPSSAKGVVPMVYLHGRVPIKDDSRGRSGLRASSGKIVFSELDYYAQNKKTQKILKDFSDEVDCTIIVGSSLDDPPLLDWIQTNRDASSDNTVISVQSVRQEPYGQRTLDESNRKNWVEQRAMRFRSLGVEHYVPVRCYADVAVFLRDLVHGLLATTPGQSMFASESDLSKWGSALNINEAKVMSLHKSLAAQNELIASQLRILLPLGYNIETRTEYWLRAASPHDGDPFYMTKIADSSGPVLSSNHRRSESYLRRFPSRSAAMRIAQLDEPGLVTFKALGQKSSASRWQAYYGIPIHNAFGDFGIASQVTVGAVVVAIRLHEESHEFLDSDEREKFAEGVDEVSAKIAAGALSPEQVNANTKLIFLLKYAALEASRCIR, from the coding sequence ATGCATCCTCATCTCGTCACAGATGCTGAGTATGGAGACGTTATCAAGGAGATTTCGTCTGCGGAAAAAGTGATGATCTACTGCGGCGCCGGCGTCACGTATCCACTCACCGGGCTTGGCTGGAATGCGCTTGTTGTGGACGTCGCAAACCGCCTCAAATCAGAGCTTCAACAGCTGGAATACCTGAAGGGTGATCGCGAATTCGACAACTTCGTTCATCAAATGGCTGGCAATTACCAACGACCCGCTGAAAACGCGACGCTACTATCAGCATATATGACACAGCTGTCTGACATGCTTAGCGGCGGGATCGGATTTGATTCTGATCGCGCACTGCGTGACGCGATCAGAAAAGCGATATATAGGCGCAGTACAACAAGTATTCTGCAACCTTACCAGGCGCTATTACCCCAATATGTAGCAGCGCTTATTGTCACGCTGCTGCAGAAGGAAGTTGACGTGCGAGTCGTCACAACAAACTATGACACTTTTCTCGAGCGCTCATTGAAGGAGCTGTTTAACGTACTAAATGAAGATGAAGGTTATGGAAAATATCGCTTGCTTGTAAGGAGTAATAGCGGCAGGAAATCGTTGCCAAGTTCCGCGAAAGGCGTGGTACCTATGGTATATCTCCACGGCAGAGTACCCATTAAGGACGACAGTAGAGGGCGCAGCGGGCTGCGTGCGAGCTCGGGAAAGATTGTATTCTCGGAACTAGATTACTATGCTCAAAATAAGAAGACCCAGAAGATACTTAAGGACTTTTCGGACGAAGTAGATTGCACGATCATAGTCGGTTCATCCCTGGATGACCCTCCGCTGCTAGATTGGATTCAGACTAACCGTGACGCTAGTAGCGATAACACCGTAATCTCGGTTCAATCTGTGCGCCAGGAGCCATACGGCCAGAGGACCCTGGATGAATCCAATCGAAAGAACTGGGTTGAGCAAAGAGCCATGCGCTTTCGCTCATTGGGGGTTGAACATTATGTGCCAGTTCGATGTTACGCAGACGTAGCAGTTTTCCTACGAGACCTGGTTCACGGTTTGCTCGCGACTACCCCTGGCCAGAGTATGTTTGCCTCCGAGAGCGATCTGTCTAAGTGGGGTAGTGCGCTCAACATCAATGAAGCTAAAGTTATGAGTCTTCACAAGAGCTTGGCAGCGCAGAATGAACTGATTGCATCTCAGCTCCGGATACTATTGCCTTTAGGTTACAATATAGAAACTAGGACAGAGTACTGGCTGAGAGCAGCCTCGCCACACGATGGCGATCCGTTTTATATGACGAAAATCGCCGACTCCTCTGGCCCCGTGTTGTCTTCGAACCATCGTCGCTCTGAGAGCTATTTACGTCGCTTTCCATCGCGTTCCGCCGCGATGAGAATTGCGCAACTTGATGAACCAGGTCTCGTTACTTTCAAGGCTCTCGGACAAAAGAGTTCCGCGTCGAGGTGGCAAGCATACTATGGAATACCGATTCACAACGCATTTGGCGACTTCGGAATTGCATCACAGGTGACCGTCGGCGCCGTCGTGGTTGCAATTCGTCTGCACGAAGAAAGCCATGAGTTCCTCGACTCCGACGAGCGGGAAAAGTTCGCTGAGGGAGTTGACGAGGTCTCGGCGAAAATTGCAGCAGGTGCACTTTCTCCAGAACAGGTGAACGCTAATACCAAGCTGATTTTCCTGTTGAAATATGCAGCGCTCGAGGCAAGTAGATGCATTCGATAA
- a CDS encoding helix-turn-helix transcriptional regulator, whose protein sequence is MAVGDLQKTVGRNLRAYRLQRGLSQEAFADLLGVHRTYMGGIERGERNLTLKKA, encoded by the coding sequence ATGGCTGTTGGGGACCTGCAGAAGACCGTTGGCCGAAACCTGCGTGCCTACCGTCTCCAGCGAGGCCTGAGCCAAGAGGCCTTCGCCGACCTCCTGGGAGTCCACCGCACCTACATGGGCGGCATCGAACGAGGAGAACGCAACCTCACCCTCAAAAAAGCCTAG